From Brachionichthys hirsutus isolate HB-005 chromosome 7, CSIRO-AGI_Bhir_v1, whole genome shotgun sequence, the proteins below share one genomic window:
- the vip gene encoding VIP peptides: MLPRSGPQLLLLIALCSVLYSRTLSLPYASMRPTRHADGLFTSGYSKLLGQLSARRYLESLIGKRVSDELMDEPVKRHSDAIFTDNYSRFRKQMAVKKYLNSVLTGKRSLGDPGTGDSEESRDEPAAFQDNYDDLSVDHLLSNLQLPL; this comes from the exons ATGTTACCGCGGAGCGGCCCCCAGCTACTTCTCCTAATAGCCCTGTGCAGCGTGTTATACTCGCGGACTCTGAGTCTGCCATACGCATCCATGAG ACCGACGAGACACGCGGACGGTCTGTTCACCAGCGGGTACAGCAAACTGCTCGGACAGCTTTCAGCACGGAGGTACCTGGAGTCCCTGATCGGGAAGAGGGTCAG cGATGAGCTGATGGACGAGCCGGTGAAGCGCCACTCAGACGCCATCTTCACAGACAATTACAGCCGGTTCCGCAAACAGATGGCCGTCAAGAAGTACCTGAACTCAGTCCTAACGGGAAAGAGAAG CCTGGGGGATCCTGGAACCGGCGACTCAGAGGAGTCCAGGGACGAACCCGCCGCCTTCCAGGACAACTACGACGACCTCAGTGTGGATCACCTCCTAAGCAACCTTCAGCTG CCGCTTTGA
- the LOC137896157 gene encoding uncharacterized protein isoform X1, whose product MTGNGDEDGDESAGGFVGRVEVSFKGGAEEDDAPITLHNFNRKKPRRGERGGSGQSETAVSAVRMNGFRAPLLLRGAASNSSSQDALHFLQPAQTCSQSGSLSISSGQWQFSDFTTPLACSSNRRAFYLFLSTASCSRAPMLRFSAVAMEMIFESARGVTCLRPLKDWTAPPGLNNDHCYVRTPTPSPASPTRRLQKQRSNHSSRCLRLPRRRSLPSPSSSANGLSALLSTSQSTAGPEFLSTNGERAKRVSQIRIRRASPRGTLLTPMGLPKVKRLKKKEFSLEEIYTNKNYNSPSTNRSPETMFEEPREKNGALLLIGQQKRRRVLLFPDFTQPRKRKRLQGAGLPVTMVPRKRKASLRQCNGSVPHGDESDVDVMLVERLSDTTRLGCVICDITSCQQTKGRMNTWFFFAVYLLFYFLQCWM is encoded by the exons atgacTGGAAATGGGGACGAAGATGGAGACGAGTCTGCTGGGGGATTTGTTGGAAGGGTGGAGGTGTCTttcaaaggaggagcagaggaagatgatgccCCGATTACTCTGCACAACTTCAACCGCAAAAAACCCAGGAGAGGGGAGCGGGGAGGAAGTGGCCAATCAGAGACGGCCGTCAGTGCTGTCAGGATGAATGGTTTcagagcgccgctgctgctccgcgG CGCCGCCTCAAACTCGTCCTCCCAGGATGCCTTGCACTTTCTGCAGCCAGCCCagacctgcagccaatcaggatctcTCAGTATCTCATCTGGACAATGGCAGTTCTCTGATTTCACCACGCCCCTCGCGTGCTCGTCCAATCGCAGAGCTTTTTACCTTTTCCTCAGCACTGCCTCCTGTAGCCGTGCCCCCATGCTGCGGTTCTCagcagttgccatggagatgatATTTGAGTCGGCGAGGGGCGTAACTTGTTTGAGGCCATTGAAGGACTGGACAGCCCCGCCTGGCCTGAACAACGACCACTG CTATGTGCGTACGCCTACACCCAG cccagcttctcccacccggcgacttcagaagcagcggtccaatcacagctcccgtTGCCTACGCCTCCCCCGGCGACGGTCTCTTCCTTCGCCGTCGTCTTCAGCCAATGGActatctgctctgctttccacgagccaatcgacagcaggcccagagtttctcagcacaaatggagag cgagccaaacgcgtctcacagattcgaatccggcgggcatcaccgcgtggaacgttgctcacgccaatgggactgccaaaggtcaaaag gttaaagaagaaagagttcagtctggaggagatttatacgaacaagaactacaattccccctcaaccaacag gagtcctgaaacaatgtttgaggagccacgggagaagaatggagcgctactcctgattggacagcagaaaagacggagggttctcctttttcctgacttcactcagccccggaaaaggaagagactgcaag gggcgggacttcctgttaccatggtccccaggaagcggaaagcatctctccgtcagtgcaatggcagcgtccctcatggggacgagtcagacgtggatgtgatgctggtggagcgactttctgatacaacgaggcttggatgtgtgatctgtgacatcacatcctgtcagcaaaccaaaggccgAATGAacacatggtttttttttgcagtgtatttgctgttttattttttacagtgttggatgtga
- the LOC137896157 gene encoding uncharacterized protein isoform X2: MTGNGDEDGDESAGGFVGRVEVSFKGGAEEDDAPITLHNFNRKKPRRGERGGSGQSETAVSAVRMNGFRAPLLLRGAASNSSSQDALHFLQPAQTCSQSGSLSISSGQWQFSDFTTPLACSSNRRAFYLFLSTASCSRAPMLRFSAVAMEMIFESARGVTCLRPLKDWTAPPGLNNDHCYVRTPTPSPASPTRRLQKQRSNHSSRCLRLPRRRSLPSPSSSANGLSALLSTSQSTAGPEFLSTNGERAKRVSQIRIRRASPRGTLLTPMGLPKVKRLKKKEFSLEEIYTNKNYNSPSTNRSPETMFEEPREKNGALLLIGQQKRRRVLLFPDFTQPRKRKRLQGWLGNVLRA; this comes from the exons atgacTGGAAATGGGGACGAAGATGGAGACGAGTCTGCTGGGGGATTTGTTGGAAGGGTGGAGGTGTCTttcaaaggaggagcagaggaagatgatgccCCGATTACTCTGCACAACTTCAACCGCAAAAAACCCAGGAGAGGGGAGCGGGGAGGAAGTGGCCAATCAGAGACGGCCGTCAGTGCTGTCAGGATGAATGGTTTcagagcgccgctgctgctccgcgG CGCCGCCTCAAACTCGTCCTCCCAGGATGCCTTGCACTTTCTGCAGCCAGCCCagacctgcagccaatcaggatctcTCAGTATCTCATCTGGACAATGGCAGTTCTCTGATTTCACCACGCCCCTCGCGTGCTCGTCCAATCGCAGAGCTTTTTACCTTTTCCTCAGCACTGCCTCCTGTAGCCGTGCCCCCATGCTGCGGTTCTCagcagttgccatggagatgatATTTGAGTCGGCGAGGGGCGTAACTTGTTTGAGGCCATTGAAGGACTGGACAGCCCCGCCTGGCCTGAACAACGACCACTG CTATGTGCGTACGCCTACACCCAG cccagcttctcccacccggcgacttcagaagcagcggtccaatcacagctcccgtTGCCTACGCCTCCCCCGGCGACGGTCTCTTCCTTCGCCGTCGTCTTCAGCCAATGGActatctgctctgctttccacgagccaatcgacagcaggcccagagtttctcagcacaaatggagag cgagccaaacgcgtctcacagattcgaatccggcgggcatcaccgcgtggaacgttgctcacgccaatgggactgccaaaggtcaaaag gttaaagaagaaagagttcagtctggaggagatttatacgaacaagaactacaattccccctcaaccaacag gagtcctgaaacaatgtttgaggagccacgggagaagaatggagcgctactcctgattggacagcagaaaagacggagggttctcctttttcctgacttcactcagccccggaaaaggaagagactgcaaggctggttgggaaatgtattgagagcatga
- the fbxo5 gene encoding F-box only protein 5: MLRYKEDSMKYPGYKAAMSNNVEKTASAAAAAANSRLFDLKCSPVKPEPNPIKPPWPPAEVTALSVSLEDNSRAVHNKENSTTRDHDRTLDELFEDSGYLSLQNSQVDDHQGEGEDEEEHVIRKPPGPRPSTAATPQDGVASPNGSPSKCQRTPSAAHPFATPSASHPKKAAKCSVSSTPAVRHRNLPVLMFQRAVCEELSRSYQKNKRYDWSVVSKVAEDHLLDRVIGGQMGLEYVDVFSSLLARNMKSILADVLVLLGDMDLISCRKVSRTWRRIICEDAAAPSRCQRAEDALTESRSSLRKPCGGLTRDLAVSRAVLSCMQTMASSNTSTASCLTPAQSCRVHKKTSSSRRSRFSEYVQAASGLQQHESLRPCRRCGSPATHSTEVQRAICTRASCRFDFCTHCRETFHGSAPCRAIQPRAHLPSSSSRPLVPGSRRSVRRL, from the exons AACCGCTTCTGCGGCGGCGGCCGCTGCCAATTCCAGGTTGTTTGACCTCAAATGTTCTCCGGTAAAGCCGGAACCGAACCCGATCAAACCTCCGTGGCCCCCTGCGGAGGTGACCGCGCTGTCGGTGTCTCTCGAGGACAACTCCAGAGCCGTCCACAACAAGGAGAACAGCACCACCAGGGACCATGACCGGACTCTGGACGAACTCTTTGAAGACAGCGGATACCTCTCTCTGCAAAACAGTCAGGTGGATGATCACCAGGGCgagggggaggatgaggaggagcacgTCATCAGGAAACCCCCAGGCCCTCGGCCTTCTACCGCCGCCACGCCTCAGGATGGAGTCGCGTCACCGAACGGTTCTCCGTCTAAATGCCAAAGGACCCCGAGCGCCGCTCATCCATTCGCCACCCCGTCCGCGAGCCATCCCAAGAAAGCGGCTAAATGCTCCGTGTCGTCCACGCCCGCCGTCCGTCACAGAAACCTCCCTGTCCTGATGTTCCAGCGGGCCGTGTGTGAAGAGCTTTCCAGGAGCTACCAGAAGAATAAGAG GTACGACTGGAGCGTCGTCTCCAAGGTGGCGGAGGATCATTTGCTGGATCGCGTGATCGGCGGCCAGATGGGCCTGGAATACGTCGACGTGTTTTCGTCTCTCCTGGCCAGGAATATGAAAAGCATCCTGGCCGACGTCCTGGTCCTGCTGGGAGACATGGACCTCATCAG CTGCAGGAAAGTGAGCCGGACGTGGAGGAGGATCATCTGCGAGGACGCCGCGGCCCCGAGTAGATGTCAAAGAGCCGAGGACGCACTCACG GAGTCGAGGAGCTCCCTGAGAAAGCCTTGCGGCGGTTTGACGAGGGATCTGGCCGTGTCCAGAGCAGTTTTGTCTTGCATGCAAACCATGGCCTCTTCAAACACATCCACGGCCTCCTGCCTTACGCCCGCCCAGAGCTGCAGGGTCCACAAAAAGACCAGCAGCTCCCGACGGTCGCGCTTCAGTGAATACGTGCAG GCTGCCAGCGGCCTGCAGCAGCACGAGTCTCTGCGCCCGTGCAGGCGTTGTGGCTCACCAGCCACCCACTCAACGGAGGTTCAGAGGGCGATCTGCACCCGCGCCAGCTGTCGGTTTGACTTCTGCACCCACTGTCGGGAGACGTTCCACGGCTCGGCCCCCTGCAGAGCGATCCAGCCCAGGGCCCACTTGCCTTCCTCCAGTTCCAGGCCGCTCGTAccagggagcaggaggagcgtcAGGCGCCTGTGA